GCCAGCATTTTCCACTATGGTCAACACACTATTGCCGAAGCCAAAGCGTTCATGGCTGCGCAGGGTATTCAGGTGCGACGCTAATGGCTGACTTACCGGCTTGGCTGGCTGAAATTCGCTTTGATGAACACGGCTTGATCCCCGCCATTGCGCAAGACCAGGCAACGGGCAAAATCCTGATGGTCGCCTGGATGAACCAGGAGTCCTTGCAAGAGACCGTCAGCACGGGTCGTGCCGTGTATTGGTCGCGCTCCCGCCAGCGTCTGTGGCGCAAGGGCGAGGAGTCCGGTCATGTTCAACATGTCAGCGACTTGCGCCTGGATTGCGATGGCGACGTTATTTTGCTCAGCGTGGAACAACTTGGCCAGATTGCCTGCCATACCGGGCGGGAAAGCTGCTTTTATCGTCAGCTGCAAGGCCAGAGCGATCAGGCACAATGGGTAACGGTCGATCCTGTACTGAAAGACCCGGAGCATATTTACCGATGAGCGAACAACCTACCGTCGAGACCATTCTCGACCACCTTGGCCGGACCTTGAAATCCCGTTTACCTGCTCAAGGGGGTGACCCGTCCTCATCCTACGCCGCCAAATTGCTGGCCAAAGGTCCGGATGCATTCTTGAAAAAGATTGGCGAAGAGGCAACCGAGCTGGTCATGGCCGCCAAGG
This genomic interval from Alcaligenes ammonioxydans contains the following:
- the hisI gene encoding phosphoribosyl-AMP cyclohydrolase produces the protein MADLPAWLAEIRFDEHGLIPAIAQDQATGKILMVAWMNQESLQETVSTGRAVYWSRSRQRLWRKGEESGHVQHVSDLRLDCDGDVILLSVEQLGQIACHTGRESCFYRQLQGQSDQAQWVTVDPVLKDPEHIYR
- a CDS encoding phosphoribosyl-ATP diphosphatase, which translates into the protein MSEQPTVETILDHLGRTLKSRLPAQGGDPSSSYAAKLLAKGPDAFLKKIGEEATELVMAAKDQERERIVYETADLWFHSLVALTYYGLEPRDVLTELLRREGTSGLEEKASRPKDQV